Part of the Chloroflexia bacterium SDU3-3 genome, GCGCACCGCCTGCGCTACATCTGGGATGCTCGCACCATAGACGGTGATGAGCTTCAGGTCGACGGCAGCCTCGCGCTGACCAACCTCAACGCTGACGCCCCGCTCACTGGCATCCTCGCCGGTCACGCGCTGGGCAAGGCCCGACAGCGCATCCCCCGCCCCACTGCCGACAAGCGCGTGGACACCCTCCACTTCGCGGGCGGCGATACCGGCGATTTTGGCCACCACATTGGTCGCGATGGCGGTCGCACCGGTATCGGTCATCGCGACTGGGCCGTGGTTCGCCAGCGGGCTGGCGACGGCAACCGCATCCGCATTGGGACCCTGGTCGATATCATGGTTTCTGCTATGCAGTTCATGGGAAACAGTTGGTGTCATAACGATTGTTCCTTGTTCGGTAGCGCGCAAGATCGAAGATCGGCACGGCACCGATGTAACATTACGCCCAGAAGGTGAACAGTTTGTGCCGTCGGGTGGGGCATAGTGCGCCCGAAGGTATGGGTGGAGCAGTACGGTGGGTTCTGATCTCGCGAGCGGGCTGCCAA contains:
- a CDS encoding Asp23/Gls24 family envelope stress response protein is translated as MTPTVSHELHSRNHDIDQGPNADAVAVASPLANHGPVAMTDTGATAIATNVVAKIAGIAAREVEGVHALVGSGAGDALSGLAQRVTGEDASERGVSVEVGQREAAVDLKLITVYGASIPDVAQAVRKNIIGRMQEMTGLIVTEVNIDVVDLYFPEDTSPTPEVARTAPRVA